From the Malus domestica chromosome 17, GDT2T_hap1 genome, one window contains:
- the LOC114822545 gene encoding polyubiquitin-like codes for MRVIISSLGNKFSIDVHVKEPVVEIKRKIEQVLGVPVDSQTLAVCGWELIDGLDMEDYPIITEGTTIDLTIKWTGSGTPLNLHRSSSKIQITIKFSARQLPMEVDTSETVRSLKEKIHIMDGTPIKRMSLFFCGAELDEDFRNLSDYGIHAFSEIVVFQKTMSRLRNEPAARTLSVVVQTSSSLLNATTIPLEVKDSRTVNELRQFLLSRKILPADDYLFIHKQRIMRDNCSLRWHGVGDGDLLYVFKGTVCRSGY; via the coding sequence ATGAGGGTAATCATTTCTTCACTGGGAAACAAATTTAGCATAGACGTGCATGTCAAAGAACCAGTTGTTGAAATCAAAAGGAAGATAGAACAAGTGTTGGGTGTCCCTGTGGATTCCCAAACCCTTGCAGTTTGTGGATGGGAGTTAATAGATGGATTAGACATGGAAGATTACCCAATTATCACTGAGGGTACTACAATTGACCTCACCATCAAATGGACGGGATCCGGAACTCCGTTAAATTTACACCGTTCTAGTAGTAAAATTCAGATTACCATCAAGTTTTCAGCAAGGCAGCTTCCCATGGAAGTTGACACATCCGAAACAGTACGTAGCCTTAAAGAAAAAATACACATCATGGACGGTACCCCCATCAAGAGGATGTCGCTCTTCTTCTGTGGAGCTGAGTTGGACGAAGATTTTCGTAATTTAAGCGATTACGGGATacatgcattttcggagatcgTTGTGTTCCAAAAGACTATGAGTCGTCTAAGAAATGAACCGGCAGCAAGAACGTTGAGTGTAGTGGTACAAACATCGTCGAGTTTACTCAACGCAACAACGATTCCATTGGAAGTGAAGGACTCGAGAACGGTTAATGAGTTGAGGCAATTTCTTTTGAGCAGGAAAATTCTCCCAGCGGATGATTATTTGTTTATACACAAGCAGAGGATCATGCGTGACAATTGCAGCCTCAGATGGCATGGTGTTGGTGATGGAGATCTCCTATATGTATTTAAGGGGACTGTTTGTCGCAGCGGATATTGA
- the LOC103405659 gene encoding probable serine/threonine-protein kinase At1g54610: MGLICTKPSAVEDSRESPPKRTSSISRRHHSELKVSRFGSSKREDPVWIKDRLGGGGDVKVMLVDKKVNGSMRSYDQTKSKKIDKAEATFLDHLGSRRIPNATVAEQTAAGWPGWLAAAAPEAINGWIPRRADTFEKLNKIGQGTYSSVYKARDVTNDKFVALKKVRFDNLDSESVKFMAREILFLRRLDHPNIIKLHGLITARSSSSLYLVFEYMEHDLTGLVSRPGIKFSEPQVKCYMQQLLSGLDHCHSHGILHRDIKGSNLLLDNNGILKIADFGLASNYDPRHNVPLTSRVVTLWYRPPELLLGASKYGVAVDLWSTGCILGELYAGKPILPGKTEVEQLHKIFKLCGSPSEDYWRKLHLRNSTMIKPPQPYRRCVAETFKDLPASALQLMEILLSLYPADRGTAAIALKNEFFTTKPFPCDPSSLPKYPPSKEIDAKLREEEARRQGASGGRGQKVDLGRRAQPVAVTGTNANSESIASLQRGQGHSNPKIRSEIFNPHRGETLSGFLVDPTKHLRSDKDARKDFAEQQSMRASVSGPLIHGPGRAKSGKEHNDSFLSSNRAHLSKLSGLVMARTAMSDDQQEKPGPSGPETIKPVGGFPGSFDQEESAKKQERMHYTQRVASSRQMEDETASIKEPNMHGRGPKGNKIYMSGPLFASSNNVDRMLKEHDRQIQEYARRARFEKSRPGTQVTENPTFSSRHLAG, encoded by the exons ATGGGTTTAATATGTACCAAGCCGTCGGCAGTCGAAGATAGCCGGGAAAGCCCACCAAAAAGGACATCTTCGATTTCGAGAAGGCACCACTCCGAGCTTAAGGTTTCACGGTTCGGTTCTTCGAAAAGAGAGGATCCAGTTTGGATTAAAGACAGATTGGGTGGTGGTGGGGATGTGAAAGTTATGTTGGTGGATAAGAAAGTCAATGGTTCAATGCGATCATATGATCAGACTAAGAGCAAGAAGATAGACAAGGCTGAGGCTACTTTTCTTGACCATCTGGGTTCGAGAAGAATTCCCAACGCTACGGTGGCCGAGCAAACAGCGGCAGGTTGGCCAGGTTGGCTCGCTGCAGCAGCCCCTGAAGCTATCAATGGATGGATACCACGACGCGCTGACACGTTCGAGAAGTTAAATAAA ATCGGCCAAGGAACTTATAGTAGTGTTTACAAGGCTCGCGATGTCACGAATGATAAATTTGTTGCTTTGAAAAAAGTCAGATTTGATAATCTCGATTCTGAGAGTGTCAAGTTTATGGCAAGGGAGATCCTTTTCTTGCGCAGGCTTGATCATCCCAATATAATAAAGTTGCATGGATTGATCACAGCACGGTCATCTAGCAGCTTGTACCTTGTTTTTGAGTATATGGAACATGATCTTACAGGGCTTGTATCACGCCCAGGCATTAAGTTCTCCGAACCTCAG gTGAAATGTTACATGCAGCAACTTTTAAGTGGTCTTGATCACTGTCATAGCCATGGTATTTTGCATCGTGACATAAAGGGGTCAAATCTTCTTCTTGACAACAATGGCATCTTGAAAATTGCCGACTTTGGCTTGGCAAGCAATTATGATCCTCGTCACAATGTTCCATTGACAAGCCGCGTTGTGACTCTTTGGTATCGGCCTCCAGAACTTTTACTTGGAGCCTCTAAATATGGTGTTGCTGTGGATTTATGGAGCACTGGTTGCATACTAGGAGAATTGTATGCTGGAAAGCCTATCCTGCCAGGAAAAACAGAG GTTGAACAGTTGCATAAGATTTTCAAGCTCTGTGGTTCACCATCTGAGGATTATTGGCGTAAATTGCACTTACGAAATTCAACAATGATCAAGCCTCCTCAACCTTATAGAAGATGCGTGGCAGAGACTTTTAAGGACCTTCCTGCTTCAGCTCTGCAGCTTATGGAAATTTTACTTTCTCTTTACCCTGCTGATCGAGGAACTGCTGCAATTGCTCTCAAGAATGAG TTTTTCACCACAAAGCCTTTTCCTTGTGATCCTTCAAGTTTGCCCAAGTACCCACCCAGCAAAGAGATTGATGCCAAATTGCGAGAAGAAGAAGCTAGAAG GCAAGGAGCCAGTGGAGGAAGGGGTCAGAAGGTAGACCTGGGCAGGAGAGCACAACCTGTAGCAGTTACAGGAACAAATGCTAACTCCGAGTCCATTGCGTCATTGCAG AGAGGACAAGGTCATTCCAACCCAAAGATCCGAAGTGAAATATTCAACCCTCATAGGGGGGAAACTCTTTCTGGTTTTCTGGTTGATCCAACCAAACATTTGCGAAGCGATAAAGACGCTAGAAAAGATTTCGCAGAGCAGCAGAGTATGAGGGCTTCAGTTTCAGGACCACTAATCCATGGACCTGGACGGGCTAAGTCTGGAAAGGAACACAATGATTCTTTTTTGAGTTCAAATAGAGCCCACTTGTCGAAATTATCTGGTTTAGTAATGGCTAGGACTGCGATGTCCGACGACCAACAAGAAAAACCTGGTCCCTCAGGACCAGAAACAATAAAGCCAGTAGGCGGATTTCCCGGGTCATTTGATCAGGAGGAATCCGCAAAAAAGCAGGAGCGGATGCATTACACACAGAGAGTTGCCAGTTCTCGTCAGATGGAAGATGAGACGGCCTCTATTAAAGAACCAAATATG CATGGTCGTGGGCCCAAgggaaacaaaatttacatgtctgGTCCATTATTTGCATCTTCAAACAATGTGGATCGGATGCTTAAAGAGCATGACCGCCAGATCCAAGAATATGCTCGGCGTGCTCGATTTGAGAAGAGCAGACCTGGGACGCAAGTGACAGAAAATCCAACCTTTTCTTCCAGACATCTAGCTGGATAA